Proteins co-encoded in one Arachis stenosperma cultivar V10309 chromosome 7, arast.V10309.gnm1.PFL2, whole genome shotgun sequence genomic window:
- the LOC130939191 gene encoding protein transport protein Sec61 subunit gamma-like has translation MDAIDSVFEPLREFSKDSVRLVKRCHKPDRKEYFKVAVHTAIGITVMGFVGFFVKLIFIPINNIIVGSG, from the coding sequence ATGGACGCCATTGATTCAGTGTTCGAACCTCTCAGAGAATTTTCCAAGGACAGCGTAAGGCTCGTCAAGCGCTGTCATAAACCCGATCGCAAAGAATATTTCAAGGTTGCTGTTCATACTGCAATCGGAATTACGGTTATGGGATTCGTTGGCTTCTTCGTCAAGCTCATCTTCATTCCTATTAACAACATCATCGTCGGATCTGGTTAG